One segment of Cydia amplana chromosome 16, ilCydAmpl1.1, whole genome shotgun sequence DNA contains the following:
- the LOC134655314 gene encoding uncharacterized protein LOC134655314, giving the protein MTREDDHIELHGFSDASTQAYAAVTYLKVVRGGVVYVSMIASRTKVAPLKQLSVPKLELCAAALLAELISDVAELLKIPKNKIFVWTDSMVVLAWLQSQPSRWKTFVANRTADITRLIDNDRWRHVQSADNPADIATRGVKAQELATQDLWWSGPEWLKRDQVEYEKREIAQTELESKTTCHVLVDEKPIWERFSTMSRMKRVLAYCRRMLTGRKRELEESKHLTVKEMEKVEEECIKFYQNLVYGTDIDDLKKDGRVKKRSTLITLAPFLDEKGLLRVGGRLQNASMSEETKHPIIIPRNQHITKLIVNEAHTRTLHGWNQLMMTYVKTKYWVIGLKSSIRKCIYNCKNCVIDKAKVKNQFMGQLPTVRVNQNRPFLNSGVDYAGPILMRTSKGRGHHAIKGYICLFVCMATKAIHLEAVSDLTSQAFIAAFRRFVARRGHCKDIWSDNGTNFIGSAKELKGMFEPGKNNLASEVAELLATEGTTWHFIPPRMPSYGGLWEAGVQSAKRHLARVNKDTKLTYEELATLLTQIEACLNSRPLCEIDSTTGVPLTPGHFLVGEPLVSVPDLNYEHKKVNILTRWQLVQKMTQNFWRQWQNDYLNTLQQRYKWQVAVPAPCIGDLVIIKDEITPPTKWLLGRVKYLHPGADNLVRVVTVQCKGDHELKRPLSKLILLPKTLNE; this is encoded by the coding sequence ATGACACGAGAAGATGATCACATTGAGCTGCACGGATTTTCAGATGCATCCACTCAAGCTTATGCAGCCGTGACGTACCTGAAGGTTGTTAGAGGTGGTGTAGTATACGTCTCTATGATCGCGTCAAGAACTAAAGTCGCACCCCTGAAGCAACTCTCTGTTCCCAAATTAGAGCTTTGTGCTGCAGCCTTATTAGCAGAATTGATCAGTGATGTCGCAGAGCTTCTGAAGattcctaaaaataaaatatttgtttggaCGGACTCAATGGTCGTACTGGCTTGGCTGCAATCTCAACCTAGTCGCTGGAAAACATTTGTAGCGAATAGGACAGCAGATATTACACGATTGATAGATAATGATCGTTGGAGACATGTGCAATCTGCGGATAATCCTGCGGACATCGCGACAAGAGGAGTCAAAGCGCAAGAATTAGCTACACAAGATCTGTGGTGGAGTGGGCCAGAATGGCTTAAGAGAGACCAAGTAGAATATGAAAAAAGAGAAATTGCACAAACAGAATTAGAATCAAAAACGACATGTCATGTACTTGTAGATGAAAAGCCTATATGGGAGAGATTTTCAACAATGTCACGAATGAAGAGAGTGCTAGCTTATTGTAGAAGAATGTTAACCGGAAGAAAAAGAGAGCTAGAAGAGAGTAAACACTTAACAGTTAAAGAAATGGAAAAAGTGGAAGAAGAATGTATAAAGTTCTATCAAAATTTAGTATATGGAACAGATATAGACGATTTGAAGAAAGATGGAAGAGTTAAGAAAAGAAGTACCCTAATCACACTTGCACCATTCTTAGACGAGAAAGGTTTGCTAAGAGTGGGAGGACGTCTTCAAAATGCCTCAATGTCTGAAGAGACAAAGCATCCAATTATTATTCCACGCAACCAACATATTACCAAATTAATTGTTAATGAGGCCCACACTAGAACACTTCATGGTTGGAACCAGTTAATGATGACTTACGTGAAAACCAAATACTGGGTTATCGGCTTAAAGTCATCCATTCGAAAATGCATTTACAATTGCAAAAACTGTGTCATAGACAAAGCTAAAGTCAAGAATCAGTTCATGGGCCAGCTGCCAACAGTCAGAGTTAACCAAAATCGACCCTTTTTAAATAGTGGCGTGGACTATGCTGGACCCATTTTAATGAGAACCTCTAAAGGCCGAGGACATCATGCGATCAAGGGATACATTTGTTTGTTCGTATGCATGGCCACTAAAGCTATTCATCTTGAGGCTGTATCGGATCTGACTTCCCAAGCTTTTATAGCTGCTTTTAGAAGATTTGTCGCGCGCAGAGGCCATTGTAAAGATATTTGGAGCGATAATGGTACCAATTTTATTGGTTCTGCTAAAGAGTTAAAGGGCATGTTCGAGCCTGGGAAAAACAATTTAGCCAGCGAGGTGGCAGAACTGCTAGCTACTGAAGGGACAACGTGGCACTTCATACCCCCAAGAATGCCTTCATACGGAGGCCTGTGGGAAGCGGGAGTTCAGTCTGCCAAACGACATTTAGCTAGGGTAAATAAGGATACTAAACTGACTTATGAAGAATTAGCGACTCTGTTGACTCAGATCGAGGCCTGTCTAAATAGTCGTCCTCTTTGTGAAATAGACAGTACCACAGGAGTCCCACTGACGCCAGGACATTTCTTAGTGGGTGAGCCCTTGGTCAGTGTTCCAGACTTAAATTACGAGCACAAAAAAGTCAATATACTTACCAGATGGCAGTTAGTACAGAAGATGACGCAGAACTTTTGGCGCCAATGGCAGAACGATTACCTTAACACACTGCAACAAAGATATAAGTGGCAAGTTGCCGTACCAGCACCCTGCATTGGAGATTTAGTAATCATAAAGGATGAAATTACGCCACCTACTAAATGGTTACTAGGGAGGGTCAAGTATCTTCATCCCGGAGCAGATAACCTGGTGAGAGTGGTAACTGTACAGTGCAAGGGAGACCACGAGCTTAAAAGACCTTTGTCAAAATTAATATTACTCCCTAAAACATTGAATGAGTAG